Proteins from a single region of Paenibacillus sp. BIHB 4019:
- a CDS encoding MerR family transcriptional regulator gives MPSKDTYSIGEAAKIVGSTVKTIRYYDEIGLIKPSLHTEGGHRLYIAKDLWRLELISTLRFLNFEIPDIRKLMSGEMGMDQALGLQIEALETQVNTLNAMLSILHQAKQHETETQASGDTRQSLGYVSSLVESLTANAERRKQFVSAKMDESRLLEGIPQEWRDSFLHFFNKYIMKDTKLSAQQTLAWNELQKMIGDPEYLADLARCEHPFFTMVHHPQVQAETWVKKMEQIHVRASEALKKQWPADSPAVQAIMWDYVFIYAGTEQIDDNEAFFQKQARYMLDSVTERIVRFNKLCASVNPEWGQIVEGVTLLQRAMILRLEQLDQL, from the coding sequence TTGCCATCCAAAGACACGTATTCTATTGGCGAAGCGGCTAAAATAGTCGGTTCCACCGTTAAAACGATTCGGTATTACGATGAAATCGGGCTGATCAAGCCATCCCTTCATACAGAAGGAGGCCATCGCCTTTATATAGCAAAGGACTTATGGAGGCTGGAGCTAATCTCTACGCTTCGTTTCCTGAATTTTGAAATACCCGACATCCGCAAGCTGATGAGTGGGGAAATGGGTATGGATCAGGCGCTCGGCTTGCAGATTGAGGCGTTGGAAACCCAGGTAAATACGCTGAATGCCATGCTTTCGATCTTGCATCAGGCGAAGCAGCACGAAACCGAAACCCAAGCTTCCGGTGATACTAGGCAATCCCTTGGTTACGTATCAAGCCTAGTTGAGTCGCTTACGGCAAATGCTGAAAGGCGGAAACAATTCGTTTCCGCCAAAATGGATGAATCCCGTCTGCTGGAAGGCATTCCGCAGGAGTGGAGAGACTCTTTTTTGCATTTTTTCAATAAATATATAATGAAGGATACAAAGCTGTCGGCCCAACAAACGCTGGCCTGGAACGAGCTTCAGAAAATGATAGGTGATCCTGAGTATTTAGCTGATCTGGCTCGCTGCGAGCACCCCTTTTTCACAATGGTCCACCATCCGCAGGTGCAGGCGGAAACCTGGGTTAAGAAAATGGAGCAAATCCACGTCCGGGCTTCCGAAGCTTTGAAAAAACAGTGGCCAGCAGACAGCCCGGCGGTGCAAGCGATCATGTGGGATTATGTCTTCATTTATGCGGGCACGGAGCAAATAGATGATAATGAAGCTTTTTTTCAAAAACAGGCCCGATATATGCTCGATTCTGTTACGGAGCGCATTGTTCGATTTAATAAGCTATGCGCCAGCGTTAATCCAGAATGGGGCCAGATCGTAGAAGGTGTCACCTTGTTGCAGAGGGCGATGATTTTGAGGCTGGAACAGCTTGACCAACTTTGA